One genomic segment of Helianthus annuus cultivar XRQ/B chromosome 14, HanXRQr2.0-SUNRISE, whole genome shotgun sequence includes these proteins:
- the LOC110924799 gene encoding uncharacterized protein LOC110924799 produces the protein MGAEAARVMTWDEFKVPFLKHHSPKAVINRIKEEFIQLRQKGETIDKITGIFMDKLRFCDELVTTEEQKIYYYYNMLSAEYREFMTPSKYETLTEIINTAREREIELKKQVERGERRAHDVNPSPTKKARTGESGKKVDAKGGSPNCKVCGKGHKGECRFKDKPCPICNKTGHTASLCPGKVSVCYNCYQPGHKKSECPDLVGKKDAKESPAEAPKAKARSFQLTAAEAKTEPDVVSVVGMDWLAQNHAKGGNPIVCSMMKAHKLMKRGCKAFMIYANEPKKESRKIEDVPVVRDFQDVFPEDLPGIPPEREVEFGIELIPGAKPVAKAPYRLAPSELQELMSQIQDLLDKGFIRPSVSPWGAPVLFVRKKDGSMRMYFSKIALPLTKLTQKKEKFIWGVDQERAFQTLKEKLTQAPVLTLPDGVEDMVVYSDASLSGSDAF, from the exons ATGGGAGCCGAAGCGGCGAGGGTTATGACTtgggacgagtttaaggtaccattccttaaacacCACAGTCCCAAAGCGGTTATTAACAGAATCAAAGAAGAATTCATCCAGCTGAGACAAAAGGGTGAAACAATCGATAAGATCACGGGCATCTTCATGGATAAGCTCAGATTTTGTGACGAGTTAGTCAccactgaagaacaaaagatatattACTATTACAACATGCTGAGTGCTGAATACCGGGAATTTATGACTCCGTCAAAATACGAGACCCTCACGGAGATTATCAACACCGCCCGGGAACGTGAAATCGAGTTAAAGAAACAAGTGGAAAGAGGTGAGCGAAGGGCACACGatgtaaatccaagccctacaaagaaagcCCGAACGGGAGAATCGGGAAAGAAGGTGGATGCTAAGGGTGGGTCGCCAAATTGTAAAGTCTGCGGGAAAGGACACAAGGGGGAATGTCGATTCAAAGACAAGCCATGCCCCATATGTAATAAGACGGGGCACACAGCCTCGCTATGCCCGGGAAAAGTATCAGTTTGCTACAATTGCTATCAACCCGGCCATAAAAAGTCCGAATGCCCGGACTTAGTTGGAAAGAAAGACGCGAAGGAGTCTCCAGCAGAAGCCCCCAAAGCAAAGGCTAGGTCCTTCCAACTTACCGCAGCTGAAGCGAAAACAGAACCcgatgtggtttcag tcgtcgggatggattggctagcCCAGAACCATGCAAAAGGAGGTAACCCCATAGTGTGCTCAATGATGAAAGCTCATAAGCTTATGAAGCGAGGATGCAAGGCGTTCATGATATACGCAAACGAGCCTAAGAAAGAATCACGGAAGATTGAAGATGTACCGGTAGTAAGAGACTTTCAAGATGTATTTCCGGAGGATTTACCGGGAATACCGCCTGAACGGGAAGtggagttcggaatcgaattgattccgggcgcaaaacccgTGGCCAAAGCTCCATACCGACTCgcaccgtcggagttacaagagttgatgtcccaaatccaagacTTGCTTGATAAGGGGTTCAttaggccgagtgtgtctccttggggcgcaccggtgttGTTCGTCAGAAAGAAAGACGGAagcatgcgaatgt atttctccaagattgcgttaCCGCTAACAAAGCTAACCCAAAAGAAAGAGAAGTTTATTTGGGGTGTCGATCAAGAAAGAGCGTTTCAGACGCTAAAAGAGAAGTTAACACAAGCTCCGGTACTGACATTGCCGGACGGGGTCGAAGATATGGTagtttattcggatgcttcactgTCGGGCTCGGAtgcgttttga